The nucleotide sequence CACGGCGGCGATGCTGGTCAGTTTGGTCCTGGCACCGATCCCGTTGTACTTGCTGAAAATCGAAGCAACGCCACGTGAGGTCGTGTGGCTGCCGTGCGTGGTGTTTGTCACGTTCATGTTGCCGGCTCGGGTTTGCGCGGGATTGGCGATGCGGCGTGCCCGTCGCTTCACCGAAGTCCGCCGTGGTTTCTGGCCCACGACCAGTCGCGTGCTGGCTCGCCTGTCGATGGTACCGATCGTTGGCTTGTACCTGTTGTTCGTTTATCTTTCACAGTACACCAGCTGGGACGGTCTTCAGACGTGGATCCAGCAACACGCGATTTTGGTCCCCTATCCATTCTTGGGCGTATAGACGATGCCTCCACGGCACCTGAACTTCATTCTTTTTTCGGCCATGGTGTCGCTGGCCTGCTACACGACCTATCAATTCATCCGCCCGGCGATTGTCGTCGGCGATGCGATCCAGTTGATCGATCGTTATTACGTCGAACCCATCGACACCGACAAATTGGTCGACGGCGCGATGGACGGTGTGACCGGCCAATTGGATGAAAACAGCAGCTTCATTGCTCAGTCGGACTATCAAGCCTTCCAAGACACCATCAACCAGGAATTCGCGGGCATCGGAATTCTGATCGAACAACCGGCCGAAGATCAGCCCGTCCGAGTCATCACGCCCATGGTCGGGTCACCGGCATTGGCGGCGGGATTTCGCCCCGGTGATCTGATTGTCCGCGTCGAGCAAACGGACACGTCGGCAATGACGATCAGCGATGTCAGTTCGCTGCTGCGAGGTCCCATCGGGACTCAGGTCGACGTGGGTGTCCGGCGCGGCGACGAAACGTTCGACCTTTCGGTGAAGCGAGAATCGATCCCCCTGGAATCGGTCGTCGGCGACCATCGCGACGCGGACGACCGGTGGGTCTATCGGCTGAAGGAAGATCCACGGATCGCCTACATTCGCTTGACGACCTTTGGCGAAAAAACGCCGGAGGAACTGGAGGCGGTTTTGAGGGATTTGGACAACGATTTCGAAGCGATGATTTTGGACGTCCGTGGCAACGGCGGCGGTTTGTTGACCACGGCGGTCAGCGTCTGTGACATGTTCCTGGACGACGGCTTGATCGTCAGCACCAAAATTCGTGGTGGTGTTCCGGAAGACCGCTGGGAGGCATCGCCCGGCGTTTTGGTGAATCCCGAGATTCCGTTGGTCGTGATGGTCAACAGCGGCAGTGCCAGCGCCAGCGAAATCGTGGCCGCTTGCTTTCAGGACCGTGGCCGCGCCGCCGTCGCCGGTGTCCGCAGCTATGGCAAAGGCACCGTCCAGAACATCTTGCCGCTGCAATTCGGCCGCAGTGCGTTACGTTTGACGGTCGCCACGTTCTATCGGCCCAGCGACCGAAGCATTCATCGCGGGCTCAATGCCACCGAAGAAGACGAATGGGGCGTGACGCCGAACCCCGGCTTGATGGTTCCGATCACCGAATCACAGGCTGAAAAGATTGCCGATCGTTGGTTGCAGGCTTCCTATCCGTTGCTGGCCCAAGAAGCACAATCTGAGACCGACGACGATGCGAACGCGACGACGGATGAAGAATCAACCGGGAACGATGACTCGTCAGCCGATTCCGCCAAGGATTCTTCCGGCGACACACCCCAGGATGATCCGCTGGTCGATGACGGTGAAGTCGCAGACCCACCGCTTGGGCCGCCCATTACTGAGGATCCCCCCTTGGACCAAGCGATTCATTATCTGCGTGACCTGATTCGCCAAGACGCACTTCCCGACGCGCCGCCGCAAGCCGTCGCGGCCTAACAGCGACGGGACGATTCAATTCACCGAATTCATCGCTGAAGATCGCGCGGGACGGCCGGCATAGGTCATCCATCGCCAAACATATTCCATGGGACCGAATCGGAAACGCGATACCCACCATCGCGACGCGATCAATTGCAACGCCCAAATGGCCACGACCACGACAGCTTGTTGCACCCGAGACACGGAACCGAACCAGCCCGCCGCTGCCAGCCATCCCATCACGTGTCCATAAAACAGTGTGGTGCAGATCAGCGTTTGCATCAGGTAGTTCGTCAGTGCTGTCTTGCCGACCGGTACCAACCAGTTCGCCAACGTCGGGCCGACTCGGGTCCGGCGGATCCATTCCAGCCCGCCGATGTAGCCGGCTGCGACGAACAGGCTGCCGACGAAATTGGGAATCTGGCCAAAAAAGAAGCTGTATCCGACGTCCCACTGGTGCTGTTCATGTTGCCAGATGCCCCACGCGACCACGGGCAAACCGATCGCCAGTCCGATGACGGTCATCATTTGATAGAAGAAGATGCTGCGCCGACCAGACAATACGCCCATTTTCATCAGGGCGGCACCGATCAGCATCATCGCCCCAATCCGCCAAGAAAGAATGACGGGAAACACAAACAACTGCATCGAAAGAGCCCCCGGAACACGGTACTCGGATTGCTCCAACCAACCGCCGCGGTACGCCGCTAATTCTTGTGACAGCATCTGGGCATCGGGACGCCATTCGGCAGCCACCTGTGCCGCGGCCGCTTCATCCCACTGGGGCATCGACCAGCCAAACAACACGTCGATGGCAATCCGAATCAAAAGCAAGCCAACGGCGAGGCCCAACAAATATCGACATCGAAGCCCGATCAACGGATAGATCAGGCACCCGCAAATCGCATAGGGCACCAAGATATCGCCGATCCAGAACACATAGGCGTGCACCATGCCAATGACAAACAGGCCCGCCATGCGTCGATAGTGCAGGGCGGTTGCCGGGCGGCCGTCCCGTTTCGCCCGCTGGGCCATCAACGCAATTCCGGCACCGAACAGCGTTGAAAACAGAGTCATGAACTTGGTGTCGGCCAATAACGCCGCCAAATACCAGACGGCATAGTTCCACCCGGTCAAATCACCGTACGCCGTCGGGTTCAAATAGGCCGCCGACGGCATGGCGAACGACTGGACGTTCATCACCAAGATGCCCAACAATGCGAATCCGCGGATCAAATCAAGCGTTTCAATACGCTCGGTCGATCTCGTCGCTTCGCTAATGGTCGCCATTCTGGTCGCTCTTGGATTGTTGGCGATTCTTTTGGTTGCGGTCGCGGATCAGCAGATTCGTCAGGTCGCCGCGACGCAGCGTCCCGATCAAAACATGAGGTGAATCATCGCTGACCACCGGCACACAGTCATCGGTCGTTTGTCGAAAAAGTTCGACGGCGTCGCGAACCGGCTGGCTGGGACGCAACAGCACTTCGGGCGGTGTGGCCAAATCGCTGGCCAGCAACAAATGATCTTCGTGCGGATCAAAGCAAGCTTGGTTCAATAAATCAAATCGGATCAAACCCACCACCGCTCTCCGGTCATCCAACACGGGAAACGTATTGTCGTGCGAATTTTCGACGAAGTGCAGGACTTCATTGAAATCGGCACTTTCCGCGATCCCGTCGACACTGCGGCGCATCACTTGTTCCACATTCATCCGGTCCGTCTGGGGTTCACGCCTCGTCAGCCCCGCCGATCCCGACAAACGTGTCCAAACATTGCGTAGCGCCGACATCGGAGTTCCGAACGTGTGATGAATCGAATTGGCGATCGGCATTTCGCCACTTTGCAACACGGATCGTCGCGTCAACAACGGTCCGATGATTTCGAAAAAGATCACCGTTCCCAGAATGATTGCTTGAACGTCGCCGCCCATTTCTGGGTCGCGTGTTTTGGCGGTGGTCGCAAGCGAAATGGCGGCACCTGCCTGAGCCAGCAATGCTGGCCCCAGCCACACTTGTACCTCACGTGAAACCGATGCATAGGGAGCGGTGAAATACACGCCCAGGACTTTGCCGACACACCGCAGAACCACATAAGCCGCACCGACGGTCCCGACCTGCCACAACAATTGCAGGTTCATTTCTGATCCGTGGACAGAAAAAAAGACGACGGTCAACAAACCACCAATCGAATCAAACTGGCCGATGATCTTCTCCGCCGCGCCCGATGAATTGACCACCACCACGCCCAGCACGAGGAAGGTCAACATGTATGGCAAGTCCAGCGATTCGCTGATGCCCAGCAACAATCCGCACACGCCGATCAACAACACCAGCCAGCGACCAGGGCTGAGCAGTTCACATGAGTAGCTGACCACCAATCCGCCCAGGAAACCCAGAAACGCTGACCCGAACAGATCGATTCCCAGCGTGGCCAGGACCTCGGCCGGCTGAACATCGGAATCACCGCCGGCCAACTGGATTCCCAGCCAAACCAATTCGAACAACACCACCGCCGCGATATTGTTCAACGTGACCAACGTACCGGTCATCGTCGTCACCGGACCGGCCGCCCCCGTTTCGCGAAGCACCAGCATGGTCGTCGCCGGGGCGGTGGCCACCGCCAACGTTCCCAACAACAAAGCTTTCGAACCACTGACACCCAACAGGATCAATCCAGCGGTGACCAACACCACCGTTAAAAAGATTTCACCCAGTGACAGCGGAATCGCCTTGGCCGCCAACCGCCGCATTTGCTCCATTGGGAATTGAGTCCCCAAATGAAACAGAACCAGCGCCATCGCCAACTTCGTGAGCGGTTCCAAGAATTCGTGATGATCGTGCGGAACCAGATCGAAAACACTGGGCCCCAACAACAATCCGGCAATCAAATAGGCCGTGACCTTGGGCAGCCGCAACCATTCGCCCACCAAACCGGCCAGCAGACTGGCAGCCAGTAACATTCCAATCGTTGTGGCAATGTGCACGGTGCCGATTCCCGTTGTCCATTAATCGCGTCCACACCTCGGCGGTGGGATTTCGGCCATAGATTAGCCGAATCGGTGGAAATTTTGGGAGACGGATCACGCGACGTCACCGACGGAGTCGCCAAATAGTGACATATTGCAAACCTGTCCCACCATGCCCCCGGTCGATGGCTGCCAAACTCCCCCGCAGACCCATGCCCGCCGTAGGCCCACGCATTAGACGCTTCGAAATCACCGGGCATTCCGTCCACCTCGATCGTGATCGAGCCGTGACCAAGCCGACGCGTATCTGGAACTTCTTTGCGCACGAAAGATCGATGGGACACCCCAAACGATGCCTTGGGACACCGGATAAAATGAGCCCCAATCATCCGATCCGTCGTGCGGCACCGCCGTGACGTCACCTTGCACCCCTTCAGCGATCATGCCCATGCCTTCGGTATCGCCGATTGGATTTTCACGCCGCATCTTGCCAACCGTTTGCCTGGTGACGTCGATGATGCCCGGATGGAATCGTGATTCATCGGCTGATCCACCATCGACTGAAGTCAGGTCATCCGATCCTGCCGCATTCTGGCGACGGCACACGATCGACGAATCACTGGTCGGGGCCGACGGAGTCCGATTGGGCGACTTCAACAACGACGGTCGGATCGACATCGTGACGGGATGGGAAGAATCCGGGGTGGTTCGCCTGTACTTGCATCCGGGGTCAGACGCCGCAACACAGCCTTGGCCAGCATTGACGATCGGTCACGGTGATTCGGTCGAAGATGCTTTTCCGATCGACATCGATGGCGACCGACAGTTGGAAGTGATCAGTTGTCACGAGGGCAAGACACGGCAAGTCATGCTTCATCGACTAGACGGAAACACGATGAAAGGCATCGACTTTCAAAATCCCAATCAAAACGCGACAACGCGGTGGCAAAGCCAGACGCTGCACCAACTGGCGGCAGAACAATGGATGTTCGGTCATGGTATCCGTTTGCATGACGGTCGACAGGCGATTGTCCTGGGATCCAAAGGACGTGATGCGTCGATCACGCTATTGCGTCCCACCGCCGGAACGCCTGAACCGATCGAACAATGGGCGCCGCAGCGATTAAGAGACGCGGGATGGATCATGTCATTGCGATGCATCGATATGGATCAGGATGGCGATGACGACATCGTCTACAGCGACCGCAAAGGACCGCTGCGCGGGGTCGGCTGGCTGGAACAACCCGACGATCTTTCGGGTGACACGCCCTGGAATGACCACACCTTGCACCGGAGCAATCACGAAGTGATGTTCTTGCAAGCCGATCCAAATCAATGGTTCGTTGCGACCCGAGATGGTGTCTGGTTGCGTTTCGACCGAAACGATGATGGGACGTGGCATATCCGACCGTTTTCTAATCCGGTCGGTGTGGCGCACGGAAAAGCGATCGCGAGGCTGGATGACGGACGCTTGGTCATGACGGCCAACACGCTGGACGATGCCGATCCAACGCCCGCCATCGGAATCTGGATCTCGGATCCCAAGCACACGTCTTGGTCCCGCCTGGGAACCACGCAAGGCGCAAAGTTTGATCGCATCGAATGCGTGGACATCGACGGTGACGGCGACCAAGACATTCTTACGTGCGAAGAACGATTCGCCTTGGGCGTGGTGTGGTACGAAAATCCACAGTACGACCGGTCCCAGCAAACCAACCGCTAGACCAAGTGGAACTGGCCGTATTGCTGGGCGATCGGTTCATGAAAGCAGGTTCCCGCATCCAAGCACCGCATCCAAATCGCCAATTTTGCACTCAACGACAAATCGACAACGCGCGTCGGCGCTTCAACGAAGATGGTTTGCGTGGCCGGATGCACATCCTTGGCGGCCCGCATCACGGCGACGGCAATCGCCGCCCCGGTCGAAAGCACAACATCCGGACGTTCACGATCGATCCAGCGTCTGGCACGCGCGTAGTTTTTGCACAATTTGACAAGACTGCGGTTGGTCGGCCCGACACCGCGATAAACGGTTGCCGTCGAATTGTCCCCGAGATCCGTATCATTCAACGTGACCCAACAGCGTGATTCGAACTCATCCCAGAACGGACGAATCGCTTTCATCGTGTCCAAGTGTCCGCCGCCCGATGTCACTAACATGACTTTTCCGCGGCGTCCCAGGGTCAATTCACGCAAACGGTCGCATGGGCGAGACTTGTCGATATAGAACGGTTGAAATCTTGGTTGCCGAGTGAAACCTTCTAGTTCGTCGCACAACCAATCCACATCGGGTGATACAGCCGTCGGCACATGATGTTTGCCGGCCAGATCCGCCAGTTCCAGTTGATGGTCGTCGACGTGTTCTGAAAGCTTGGCACGCCGTGGAACCAATAGATAGGGCTTTTCCAACTGGTTGGCCATCGCCAAACTGCCGTCGCCCGCATGGGTCATGATCACATCGCTGTTGCGAACAACATCACGATATCGAGTTTCCGGCAACAGCGTGAACGCTTCGACATTGGATCCAGCGGGAACATACTGGCTGGAACCATACTGCACGACAAACTGATTTTCGGCCTGCCCCGCGGCCAAACGTTCGACGGCTTTCATCAATCGATCAAACTGGAACTGTTCGGTTCCGACGGTTACCAAGACTTTCATGGTGCGAATCCAGTGGCAAAACGACAACGTCCATGAAGGCTTGGACAGGAATCCATTAATCGGCGGTTCGACGTTTGCGTCGCGAAATCCAGGGCGTTCATGCCAGCCCCACAGACGGGCCGGCAACCTTGCCATCAGCCACAGTTTGGGCGGCACGGCGATTGACACCGGCCGATGCTTCCGCGGTTCCCACCGCTTGCACCTGATGACTGGTGACGGTCAATCCCACCAGAAACATCAAGTACGATGTCATCGTCGTGATGATGGAAAGATCGTGGAACATTCCATTGACGAAATAGGCGGCCAACCAACCGACCATCAGCATTCCCACCGCATGCGAGGCAGTGTCATCCTTGCCGGTCGACTTCAGCCCCCACGCCAAACAGAAGATGCCAACCAGAACAAACAGGTGCAGGCACAAACCGACCAACCCCAGATCGGTCAGGTAGGACAGAAACAGATTGTGTTGGACATACGGCCGGACTTTTTCCAGCGGCATGTCGTAGCTGCGAATGGTGTGATAGGGCTTGGCTTTTTGACGGTACTGACCAAATCCGTGCCCGGTGATGGGACGGTCCTTGAACATTTCATAGGCGACCAACGCCAGCAGCGGCCGCAATTCCACGCTTTCCTTGGTCTGAGCCGCCGACAATGATTCATCGCGTTTGAAGGCCAGCAGATGGTCTTTCAAGCCGGCAAACATGGCACCAATCAAAACGGCTCCGGCGACGATCGTTACGATCCGCAACCGCATCGGCACACGGGAAAAGCACAGCAGACCGGCGGCCAAAAACGCGCCCATCCAAACGCTGCGGGTCATCGTGCACATCGCGC is from Crateriforma conspicua and encodes:
- a CDS encoding S41 family peptidase, producing MPPRHLNFILFSAMVSLACYTTYQFIRPAIVVGDAIQLIDRYYVEPIDTDKLVDGAMDGVTGQLDENSSFIAQSDYQAFQDTINQEFAGIGILIEQPAEDQPVRVITPMVGSPALAAGFRPGDLIVRVEQTDTSAMTISDVSSLLRGPIGTQVDVGVRRGDETFDLSVKRESIPLESVVGDHRDADDRWVYRLKEDPRIAYIRLTTFGEKTPEELEAVLRDLDNDFEAMILDVRGNGGGLLTTAVSVCDMFLDDGLIVSTKIRGGVPEDRWEASPGVLVNPEIPLVVMVNSGSASASEIVAACFQDRGRAAVAGVRSYGKGTVQNILPLQFGRSALRLTVATFYRPSDRSIHRGLNATEEDEWGVTPNPGLMVPITESQAEKIADRWLQASYPLLAQEAQSETDDDANATTDEESTGNDDSSADSAKDSSGDTPQDDPLVDDGEVADPPLGPPITEDPPLDQAIHYLRDLIRQDALPDAPPQAVAA
- a CDS encoding O-antigen ligase family protein; its protein translation is MSWLVILFVLASLPWLLVVAPRTEPVRFAAIILAIGTVLGPNFFSINGPVQLSLDRILLAGLVMLMAIRVLRFGDRIESLSRLDVVVVLFAVWSLANCAVYGLTKGDPPAIARWLFTVAVPVVIYFSVRIRPTTGDSPEKRTDSESRDDNFQRSVQWAITILITLCVYLALTSVFEQRGWRGLVFPRFINDPEHWEFFGRGRGPLLNPIGNGMVITLGLCACIVRFFSSGRVGKIGYGSLAVIMLAGAMCTMTRSVWMGAFLAAGLLCFSRVPMRLRIVTIVAGAVLIGAMFAGLKDHLLAFKRDESLSAAQTKESVELRPLLALVAYEMFKDRPITGHGFGQYRQKAKPYHTIRSYDMPLEKVRPYVQHNLFLSYLTDLGLVGLCLHLFVLVGIFCLAWGLKSTGKDDTASHAVGMLMVGWLAAYFVNGMFHDLSIITTMTSYLMFLVGLTVTSHQVQAVGTAEASAGVNRRAAQTVADGKVAGPSVGLA
- a CDS encoding FG-GAP repeat domain-containing protein, which encodes MPMPSVSPIGFSRRILPTVCLVTSMMPGWNRDSSADPPSTEVRSSDPAAFWRRHTIDESLVGADGVRLGDFNNDGRIDIVTGWEESGVVRLYLHPGSDAATQPWPALTIGHGDSVEDAFPIDIDGDRQLEVISCHEGKTRQVMLHRLDGNTMKGIDFQNPNQNATTRWQSQTLHQLAAEQWMFGHGIRLHDGRQAIVLGSKGRDASITLLRPTAGTPEPIEQWAPQRLRDAGWIMSLRCIDMDQDGDDDIVYSDRKGPLRGVGWLEQPDDLSGDTPWNDHTLHRSNHEVMFLQADPNQWFVATRDGVWLRFDRNDDGTWHIRPFSNPVGVAHGKAIARLDDGRLVMTANTLDDADPTPAIGIWISDPKHTSWSRLGTTQGAKFDRIECVDIDGDGDQDILTCEERFALGVVWYENPQYDRSQQTNR
- a CDS encoding cation:proton antiporter domain-containing protein; the protein is MHIATTIGMLLAASLLAGLVGEWLRLPKVTAYLIAGLLLGPSVFDLVPHDHHEFLEPLTKLAMALVLFHLGTQFPMEQMRRLAAKAIPLSLGEIFLTVVLVTAGLILLGVSGSKALLLGTLAVATAPATTMLVLRETGAAGPVTTMTGTLVTLNNIAAVVLFELVWLGIQLAGGDSDVQPAEVLATLGIDLFGSAFLGFLGGLVVSYSCELLSPGRWLVLLIGVCGLLLGISESLDLPYMLTFLVLGVVVVNSSGAAEKIIGQFDSIGGLLTVVFFSVHGSEMNLQLLWQVGTVGAAYVVLRCVGKVLGVYFTAPYASVSREVQVWLGPALLAQAGAAISLATTAKTRDPEMGGDVQAIILGTVIFFEIIGPLLTRRSVLQSGEMPIANSIHHTFGTPMSALRNVWTRLSGSAGLTRREPQTDRMNVEQVMRRSVDGIAESADFNEVLHFVENSHDNTFPVLDDRRAVVGLIRFDLLNQACFDPHEDHLLLASDLATPPEVLLRPSQPVRDAVELFRQTTDDCVPVVSDDSPHVLIGTLRRGDLTNLLIRDRNQKNRQQSKSDQNGDH
- a CDS encoding DUF418 domain-containing protein codes for the protein MATISEATRSTERIETLDLIRGFALLGILVMNVQSFAMPSAAYLNPTAYGDLTGWNYAVWYLAALLADTKFMTLFSTLFGAGIALMAQRAKRDGRPATALHYRRMAGLFVIGMVHAYVFWIGDILVPYAICGCLIYPLIGLRCRYLLGLAVGLLLIRIAIDVLFGWSMPQWDEAAAAQVAAEWRPDAQMLSQELAAYRGGWLEQSEYRVPGALSMQLFVFPVILSWRIGAMMLIGAALMKMGVLSGRRSIFFYQMMTVIGLAIGLPVVAWGIWQHEQHQWDVGYSFFFGQIPNFVGSLFVAAGYIGGLEWIRRTRVGPTLANWLVPVGKTALTNYLMQTLICTTLFYGHVMGWLAAAGWFGSVSRVQQAVVVVAIWALQLIASRWWVSRFRFGPMEYVWRWMTYAGRPARSSAMNSVN
- a CDS encoding glycosyltransferase, coding for MKVLVTVGTEQFQFDRLMKAVERLAAGQAENQFVVQYGSSQYVPAGSNVEAFTLLPETRYRDVVRNSDVIMTHAGDGSLAMANQLEKPYLLVPRRAKLSEHVDDHQLELADLAGKHHVPTAVSPDVDWLCDELEGFTRQPRFQPFYIDKSRPCDRLRELTLGRRGKVMLVTSGGGHLDTMKAIRPFWDEFESRCWVTLNDTDLGDNSTATVYRGVGPTNRSLVKLCKNYARARRWIDRERPDVVLSTGAAIAVAVMRAAKDVHPATQTIFVEAPTRVVDLSLSAKLAIWMRCLDAGTCFHEPIAQQYGQFHLV